The genomic region TGCGAATATCCTAAAGACATATTAATAATATTATTCTTTTCAATATTAATTTTATAACCTACACCAACTACCTTTAATGTTTTTGAAAAACCAACTTTCACACCAATAATCATAGAATTTACCAATGATCGTTCAGTACCTGAATACATCCATCCAGCACATGTATTAAATTTAGGTTTAAAAAATATCTTATTATCAATATATTCAACAATAACAGATTCATGTACTTTACGTGTAATACAGTTTTTTTTATGATTAATAATAATAGTATGACCTTTAAATGTAATATCTATATCATCTGGTACACAAATTGGTTTTTTTGCAATACGTGACATATCCACTCCTTATTAAGAAACTATACAAATAACTTCTCCACCTATTCCAATTTTAATAGCTTGTTTATTACTAATAACACCTTTTGAAGTAGATAAAATCGCAATTCCTAAACCATCCATCACAACAGGTAAATTTTTTTTTTTTTTATAAACACGTACACTGGGTTTACTAATACGTTTTATTACATCAATTACAGACTTTCCGTTAAAATATTTTAAAAAAATATTTAACATTGACTTATTTTTTTTTTTTTTTACTATATAATCAACAATATAACCCTCTTTTTTTAAAACATTTGCAATAGCAATTTTAATATTCGAAGAAAATATACAAACTTCAACTTTATTAGCTGCTTGACTATTACGAATACTAGTTAACATATCTGCTATTGGATCTTGCATACTCATATTATCTACTCCTGTGATTTTTTCAATAATAATATATTAATTTTTACCAACTAGATTTTCTTAAACCGGGAATTTCACCGCGCATTGCTGCCTCGCGAACTTTTATTCTACTTAATCCAAATTTTCTTAAAAAACCATGAGGTCGACCGGTTTTAAAACACCTATTACGTTGTCTAGATAAACTAGAGTCACGTGGAAAAGTTTGCAATTTTAATACTGCATCCCACCGAGTTTTTTTTGGTAACAATATATTAGAAATAATATTTTTTAAATTTTTTCGTTTAACAAAAAATTTTTTTCCTAATTTAATACGTTTTAATTCACGTGCTTTCATCGATTCTTTAGCCATATTAATCCTAACTGGTTATAATTGAAAAGGAAAATTTAAAGAAGATAACAAGAATAAACTTTCAATATCAGAATTTGCAGTTGTAGTAATTGCAATATCCAATCCTCGTACTTGATCAATGGTATCATAATTAATTTCAGGAAATATAATTTGTTCAGATATTCCCATATTATAATTCCCTCGACCATCAAAAGATTTTTTTGAAAAACCTCTAAAATCACGAATTCTTGGTATTACAATTGTAATCAATCGATGCAAAAAATCCCATTTACGCGTACCTCGTAAAGTCACTTTACAACCAATAGGATAGTTTTGTCTAATTTTAAAACCAGCAATAGATTTTTTAGATTTTGTAATAAATGGTTTCTGACCTGAAATTACAGTTAAATCTTGTATTGCTTTTTCCAAAAATTTTTTATTATGAACTGCTTTTCCAATACCCATATTTAACGTAATTTTTTCTATATTTGGTACTTGCATCACAGAAACATATTTAAATTTTTCCATTAATTTTTTTACTACTTTTGATTTATATAAATCATATAACGACATCATATGTTGTACCTACTTATATGAAATAATTTTATTATTAGATTTGAAAAATCTCATTTTTTTTCCATTAATAAATTTAAACCCAATACGATCTGAACGATTAGTTTCAGGATTTAAAATAGCTATATTAGAAATATGTATCCAAGCTTCTTTTTTTAGAATACCTGCAGTAATATTTTTTTCAGGAATAGCTTTTTGATGTTTTTTAACAATATTAATACCTTTTACAATCACTTTAGATTTATCAGGAGAAATAGATTTAACTGTACCAGTTTTCCCTTTATTGCTACCAGATATAATTATTACTGAATCTAAACACCTAATTTTCATAGTCATATTTATTTTCCTTTAATAATTATAATACTTCAGGTGCTAAAGAAATAATTTTCATAAATTTTTCTGTACGTAACTCACGTGTAATTGGTCCAAATATACGAGTTCCAACTGGTTGATGTAAATTATTTAAAATAACACATGCGTTCTTATCAAAACGAATTAACGATCCATCAGAACGATGTACACCTTTTTTAGTACGTACAACAACTGCTTGAAATACTTCTCCTTTTTTAACTTTTCCTCTCGGAACTGCATCTTTTATAGCAACTTTAATAATATCACCAATTTTTGCATACCTTTTTTTAGAACCGCCTAACACTTTAATACACATAGCAGATTTTGCACCAGAGTTATCAGCAACATATAATACTGTTTGCTCTTGTATCATAAATATATATTTTCCTCAAAAATTATTATATTATATATAAAAGAATATATTATATTACTGTTAGAATAAAAAAACAAGGAAGACATGCTCATATTCATGTCTTCAAATTATTATATTAGTTTATAAAGAATTTTTAATAACTTTCACTAATTTCCAAGATTTAGTTTTAGAAATTGGCCTACATTCTGATATTTCTACTATATCTCCATTTATACATTCATTATATTCATCATGAATATGCAATTTTGTCTTTTTTGTAATAAATTTTTGATACACCGAATGTTTAATCATACGCTCTATTAACACTACAGCAGATTTATTCATTTTATTACTTACTACTGTACCTTTTATAGTACGAATCCTCTTAGTATTCATACATGATCCTTACTCTTTAACGTAATAATTGTTTTAATACGAGCAATTTTTTTACGTACTACACGTAACATATGATTTTTCTTTAATTTACCAGTAGAAAATTGCATCTTTAAACTAAACTGTTCACGAAATAAATGTACTAATTCAGTATGTAAATTATTTATTGTAGTTTTGTGCCATTTAACTAATTTCATTTTTATCACCGCTTACTTATAAATGTTGTTTTCACAGATAGTTTCGACGTTGCTAATTTAAATGCTAAACGAGATTCATTTTCTGAAAGACCATCAATTTCATATAATATTTTCCCTGGCTGTACTAAAGCAACCCAATACTCAACATTTCCTTTCCCTTTTCCCATACGTACCTCTAAAGGTTTTTGTGTAATTGGTTTATCCGGAAAAACCCTGATCCATAGTTTACCTTGCCTTTTCATAGATTTAGTAATTGCACGTCTTGCAGATTCAATTTGACGTGACGTTAATCTACCACGAGTAATTGCTTTAATTCCAAATTTACCAAAACTAATCTTCGAAGTTAAAATTAAACCTCTATTTTTTCCTTTATGCATTTTTCGAAATTTAGTACGTTTAGGTTGCAACATAAATACAATAATCTCCCAGGTTTATTTAATACTTGATATTATTTTTTTTTGGATGTAAAAAATTCTTATTTTCATTTTTTAAACATTCCATACCATCAAGAATTTCACCTTTAAAAACCCATACCTTCACTCCAATAATACCATAAGTGGTATGTGCTTCTGATAAACTATAATCAATATTTGCACGTAAAGTATGCAATGGTACACGTCCTTCACGATACCATTCCCTACGTGCAATTTCTGTACCACCTAATCTACCGCTGACTTCTACTTTGATACCTTGTGCTCCATGTCGCATCGCATTTTGTACTGCACGTTTCATAGCTCGTCTAAACATAATACGTCGTTCAAGTTGCAAAGTAATATTATCTGCGATTAATTTAGCATCTATTTCCGGTTTTTTTACTTCTGCAATATTAATTTGTGTTGGAAATCCAGTAATATTAGATACAATTAATCTTAATTTTTC from Buchnera aphidicola (Sarucallis kahawaluokalani) harbors:
- the rplF gene encoding 50S ribosomal protein L6: MSRIAKKPICVPDDIDITFKGHTIIINHKKNCITRKVHESVIVEYIDNKIFFKPKFNTCAGWMYSGTERSLVNSMIIGVKVGFSKTLKVVGVGYKINIEKNNIINMSLGYSHTIQYVLPKDVIAESISTVEIVLKSMNKPLLGQVAANIRAKRKPEIYKGKGVRYLGEFIRIKEAKKK
- the rpsH gene encoding 30S ribosomal protein S8 → MSMQDPIADMLTSIRNSQAANKVEVCIFSSNIKIAIANVLKKEGYIVDYIVKKKKNKSMLNIFLKYFNGKSVIDVIKRISKPSVRVYKKKKNLPVVMDGLGIAILSTSKGVISNKQAIKIGIGGEVICIVS
- the rpsN gene encoding 30S ribosomal protein S14, which encodes MAKESMKARELKRIKLGKKFFVKRKNLKNIISNILLPKKTRWDAVLKLQTFPRDSSLSRQRNRCFKTGRPHGFLRKFGLSRIKVREAAMRGEIPGLRKSSW
- the rplE gene encoding 50S ribosomal protein L5; this translates as MMSLYDLYKSKVVKKLMEKFKYVSVMQVPNIEKITLNMGIGKAVHNKKFLEKAIQDLTVISGQKPFITKSKKSIAGFKIRQNYPIGCKVTLRGTRKWDFLHRLITIVIPRIRDFRGFSKKSFDGRGNYNMGISEQIIFPEINYDTIDQVRGLDIAITTTANSDIESLFLLSSLNFPFQL
- the rplX gene encoding 50S ribosomal protein L24; this translates as MTMKIRCLDSVIIISGSNKGKTGTVKSISPDKSKVIVKGINIVKKHQKAIPEKNITAGILKKEAWIHISNIAILNPETNRSDRIGFKFINGKKMRFFKSNNKIISYK
- the rplN gene encoding 50S ribosomal protein L14, translated to MIQEQTVLYVADNSGAKSAMCIKVLGGSKKRYAKIGDIIKVAIKDAVPRGKVKKGEVFQAVVVRTKKGVHRSDGSLIRFDKNACVILNNLHQPVGTRIFGPITRELRTEKFMKIISLAPEVL
- the rpsQ gene encoding 30S ribosomal protein S17, with protein sequence MNTKRIRTIKGTVVSNKMNKSAVVLIERMIKHSVYQKFITKKTKLHIHDEYNECINGDIVEISECRPISKTKSWKLVKVIKNSL
- the rpmC gene encoding 50S ribosomal protein L29 gives rise to the protein MKLVKWHKTTINNLHTELVHLFREQFSLKMQFSTGKLKKNHMLRVVRKKIARIKTIITLKSKDHV
- the rplP gene encoding 50S ribosomal protein L16, giving the protein MLQPKRTKFRKMHKGKNRGLILTSKISFGKFGIKAITRGRLTSRQIESARRAITKSMKRQGKLWIRVFPDKPITQKPLEVRMGKGKGNVEYWVALVQPGKILYEIDGLSENESRLAFKLATSKLSVKTTFISKR
- the rpsC gene encoding 30S ribosomal protein S3 — encoded protein: MGQKVHPHGMRLGIIKTWNSTWFAQKKEFSEYLHSDFKIRTFLKKKLIKASVSRVVIERPAKNVRVTIYTSRPGIVIGKKGEDVEKLRLIVSNITGFPTQINIAEVKKPEIDAKLIADNITLQLERRIMFRRAMKRAVQNAMRHGAQGIKVEVSGRLGGTEIARREWYREGRVPLHTLRANIDYSLSEAHTTYGIIGVKVWVFKGEILDGMECLKNENKNFLHPKKNNIKY